One genomic region from Ammospiza caudacuta isolate bAmmCau1 chromosome 1, bAmmCau1.pri, whole genome shotgun sequence encodes:
- the LOC131564238 gene encoding transmembrane protein 14C-like, which produces MAVDWLGFGYAALVASGGIIGYAKAGSVPSLAAGLFFGSLAGLGAYQVSQNPHNIWVSLITSGALTAVMGTRFYHSRKFMPAGLIAGVSLLMVGRLALKMLEKPQEK; this is translated from the exons ATGGCAGTGGACTGGCTCGGTTTTGGCTACGCCGCCCTGGTGGCATCAGGAGGAATCATTGGCTATGCAAAAGCAG GTAGTGTTCCATCACTAGCTGCTGGCCTTTTCTTTGGGAGTTTGGCTGGACTGGGTGCTTATCAGGTCTCACAGAATCCACATAACATTTGGGTTTCTCTGA TTACATCTGGAGCACTGACTGCTGTCATGGGAACAAGATTTTACCACTCCAGAAAATTCATGCCTGCAGGGCTAATTGCTGGTGTCAG TTTGCTAATGGTTGGAAGATTAGCACTGAAGATGTTGGAAAAGCCCCAGGAAAAGTAA